Part of the Kordiimonas pumila genome is shown below.
CCATGGGCCTTTACTTCATGATGAGCGAAGAAGATGTGGAGACAGCAATGAAGGCACCGTGGACCAGCATTGGTACGGATGCCGCATCTTCTACAGCGCTCGGCGAACTTGATGCACTTGGTCTGCCGCACCCACGCAGTTACGGCACATTTCCAAAAGTGATTGCGGAATATGTACGCGACAGAAAAGTGATAACGCTGCCAGATGCGATCAGGAAGATCACATCATGGCCAGCAGAGCGTATGGGCCTTTCTGACCGCGGTGTTCTGCGGGAAGGATTGGCAGCAGACGTTGTGGTTTTTGATCTTGATACAATGAAGGCGAATGCATCGTGGGCAGACCCCACAGCAACGCCAGAAGGCATAGAATATGTCCTTGTGAACGGTGAGCTTGTGCTTGACGGCGGCCATCACACGGGCGCTGCGCCGGGTAAAGTCCTGCGCGGTAAAGGGTTTAAACAATAGTAATTTAGTAGGTAAACGTCTATGAAAACGATCGAAATAACGCCCCCTTACCTGATATTTTTGGGTACAGAGACTAAAAAGCATCTGGCAAAAACAGGCGCTGGTTTGGTAGAATGGCGGCCAGAGCTTTGCAAAGGCCAGCTTAGTCTTATTGATAACGGCGTTAGCCTTGGCTTGCCGGACATGACCTTGCAGCAGGCCGTAGACGCTGGCATCAAGACTGTGCTGATTGGTACAGCGACCGTGGGCGGCAGCATCCCGGACAGTTGGCTAGATGCGCTTGAAGAAGCAGCTTTGCTGGGCCTTGATATTGTTGCGGGTGTTCACACCAAGCTTGGGGATATTCCACGACTGAAAGCCGCTGCTGAAAAGTCTGGTTCCAAGCTTATTGATGTGCGGGTACCGCCGGCCAAGATCCCTGTTGGCAATGGTAAAAAACGCACCGGCAAACGTGTGCTTATGGTGGGTACAGACTGTGCTGTTGGCAAGAAATACAGCGCCCTTGCCATGGAACGCGACATGAAAGCCATGGGCATGAATGCCGACTTCCGCGCAAGTGGCCAAACCGGTATTATGATTGCGGGTGAAGGTATCCCGATTGATTCTGTAGTTTCTGACTTTGTGTCCGGCGCGGCTGAGCTGTTGTCGCCTGATAATACACCTGACCACTGGGACGTGATCGAAGGTCAGGGCGGTATTTTCCACCCCGGTTTTGGTGCTGTAACATTTGGTCTGCTGGTTGGTTCACAGCCTGATGCCTTTGTTGTTTGTCTTGAGGCAGGCCGCACGCATGTTGCGGGCTGGGAAGATGATTACGAGCTGCCATCCATTGAAGATGTGATTGATCGTACGATTGCCATTGGCTCGCTTACAAACCCGGCTATTCGCTGCGTTGGTATCAGTGTGAACACAGCCAATATACCCGAGGCAGAGCGCAAAGCCTACCTTGAAGAGATTGAAAAGCGTGTTGGCTTGCCAACGGTTGACCCTCTAAAGGGCGGCACGCAGCGGATTATTGAACGCCTGAAGGCAGAGTTTCCAGCGTAACGTGTGTCGGTGATTTAGATTCTGAAAAGAGTAATGTGTTATGAAGATTAAAATAGAGAAAAAAGCCTTCCCGCTGTCGCAGCCTTTTGCGATCACAGGCTATACTTTCACAGCGTCTGACACGGTGCATGTAACCCTTGAAGAAGATGGTTACACAGGGCGCGGTGAAGGTGCTGGTGTTTATTACTGCGGTGAAAGCGGCGATACAATGGCAGCGCAGCTTGCGGAAATTGCAGGCGAGGTTAAATCTGGCCTTACCCGTGCCGACGTAAAAGCCTTGCTGCCAACGGGCGGCGCACGTAATGCACTTGACAGCGCCCTGTGGGACCTGGAGGCAAAGCGCGCTGGCAAAACCATTTGGGAACTGCTGAAAGTTACCCCAAAGAAGCTGATATCAGTTGCAACACTGGGGATTGATACACCGGCCAAAATGGCGGCAGCTGCCCAGAAATATGCGCAGTATCCGAACCTTAAAATCAAGCTAAGTGGCGATGACCCAATCACCAAGCTTGAGGCTATTCGTGCCGCCCGCCCTGACGCAGCCCTTATTGTGGATGTGAACCAAGGCTGGACCTTTGACGAACTGAAAGAATATACGCCAGCGGCTCAAAAGCTGGGTATTGCCATGATCGAGCAGCCCCTGAAACGCGGCGGTGATGCTGAACTGGAAGGCTTTAAATCTGCAGTACCGCTGGGTGCAGACGAATCCTGCCTGAATGTTGCAGAATATGAAGTGGCGGCAAAACGCTATGATGTGGTCAATATCAAGCTTGATAAATGCGGCGGCCTAACAGAGGGCCTTGAGATTGTACAGCTTGCACAGCGCGATGGCAAAGGCCTGATGATCGGTAACATGACCGGGTCATCGCTTTCTATGGCCCCAGCTTATGTCATTGGTCAGTACTGTCAGTTTGTTGACATTGATGGCCCGCTGTTTTTGGCGCAGGACATTGAAAACAATCTTACTTACGGCGACGGCGGTATCGTCACTATCCCGACACCTGCTTTGTGGGGATAGTATAAACCGTCAACCTAAGCCGCACGTACTGCGTGCGGTATCGCCTATAGGGAACGTCATGGTCAATACCCAACCCGACGGCGACAGCGAGTAAACACGTAAACAAAACCAATAAATGGTTGGGAACTTTTAACTTTAAGGAAGTGACAGTGAGATGAAACAGATGATGAAACAACTGTGTACGACAGCAGCACTTGCAATGTCGTTCACCCTGACGGCGATAGCACAGGATGAGGTGGTAACGCCTGAAGTAGTGCAAGAGGCCGTAGCACCAGTGGCTGAGCCTTATCCGGGCTTGGAAGCTTTTGTTGACGGCACGATGGAAGCCCAGTTTAAGCTGCTTGATATTTCAGCGATGACAGTTTCCATTGTTAAAGACGGCAAGGTTATTTTTGCTAAAGGTTACGGCATGCAGGACCGGGAAAAAGATATTCCGGTAAGTGCTGATAAATCCATGTTCCGTATTGGCTCGACATCTAAGCTGTTCACATGGACAGCGGTGATGCAACAGGTAGAGCGCGGCAACCTGGACCTTAATACAGACGTTAACAAATATCTGAAAACGTTCCAGATCCCGGCGACATTTGATGAGCCGATTACCCTGAAGCACGTTATGACACACACAGCGGGCTTTGAAGATGGCGGCATGGGCTATCTTATTGGTTATGACCCTGCAAAGGCTTCTACACTGGCTGAAGCCATGGCAAAGCATATTCCTGCTCGCGTGAACAAACCGGGCGCTTATGGGTCCTATTCTAACTATGCAACCGCGCTTGCGGGCCTGATTGTACAGAATGTGTCTGGTGTACCGTTCAACGAATATGTGGAAAAGAATATCTACGAGCCTCTTGGCATGGATCATTCTTCATTCCGCGAGCCACTACCGGGTGACCTGCTCGGTGATATGACTATCGGCTATAAGCGTGAAGCTGGTGTGCAGGACCCACGTCCTTATGAGGTTTTAGGCGGTTTTGGTCCAGCCGGTTCTATGGCATCCAGCGCTACTGATATGGCGCAGTTCATGATGGCACACCTGAACGGCGGCGCGCTTAATGGCAACCGCATTCTACAGCCGGAAACCACTAAGCTCATGCATTCTGTTCTGTTCCAGCCTGACAAACGCCTTGGCGGTATGGCGCATGGTTTTTATGAAGAATATATCAACGGCCACCGCCTTATTGGCCACGGCGGCGATACATTCCAGTTCCATACAAACCTGCTGATCGACCAAGATGAAGATCTGGGCATTTTTGTTTCGTACCAGACCATTACAGGCTCTAAAGGCCGGAACGAATTTATCCCGGCTTTCTACGACCATTATTACCCGCAGCCACTGGAAAAGGTTACTCCGCCTGCTGACTTTAACGAGCGCGCTGGCAAATATGCTGGCACGTATCAGTTCTGGCGTCATAACTTTAGTACAATTGAAAAAGCTATGGCTCTTGCAAGTGGTGGTTTTTCAGTAGCACCATCTGGCAAAAACACTTTGATCGTTAGTGGTTTTGAAGAGCCAAAACAGTTTGTTGAAGTGGATGAAAACCTGTTCCGTCAGGTAGACGGCAAGCTTCTTATTGCTTTTGGTGAAGATGCAAACGGCAATATTCAGGATCTGTATATCGACGGTCTGCCCTTTATGGGGCTAAGCCGGGCACCAGCTTTTGAATCGTCGCTCTATAAAATGCTGCTGCCGATTGTGTCATTGCTGCTGTTCCTAACAGTGTGGACAGGCTGG
Proteins encoded:
- a CDS encoding serine hydrolase domain-containing protein; its protein translation is MMKQLCTTAALAMSFTLTAIAQDEVVTPEVVQEAVAPVAEPYPGLEAFVDGTMEAQFKLLDISAMTVSIVKDGKVIFAKGYGMQDREKDIPVSADKSMFRIGSTSKLFTWTAVMQQVERGNLDLNTDVNKYLKTFQIPATFDEPITLKHVMTHTAGFEDGGMGYLIGYDPAKASTLAEAMAKHIPARVNKPGAYGSYSNYATALAGLIVQNVSGVPFNEYVEKNIYEPLGMDHSSFREPLPGDLLGDMTIGYKREAGVQDPRPYEVLGGFGPAGSMASSATDMAQFMMAHLNGGALNGNRILQPETTKLMHSVLFQPDKRLGGMAHGFYEEYINGHRLIGHGGDTFQFHTNLLIDQDEDLGIFVSYQTITGSKGRNEFIPAFYDHYYPQPLEKVTPPADFNERAGKYAGTYQFWRHNFSTIEKAMALASGGFSVAPSGKNTLIVSGFEEPKQFVEVDENLFRQVDGKLLIAFGEDANGNIQDLYIDGLPFMGLSRAPAFESSLYKMLLPIVSLLLFLTVWTGWFYRRKDYKAMQAPARTAIKLSMATSVLNFGFIFMLVGIMATYQMEIYESIPTILKVALILPILIVLTTLGMVYFAVKAWREGFWRRGRQIHYTLVTLAAVFMVIFYYYWNMIGWQYQ
- a CDS encoding DUF1611 domain-containing protein produces the protein MKTIEITPPYLIFLGTETKKHLAKTGAGLVEWRPELCKGQLSLIDNGVSLGLPDMTLQQAVDAGIKTVLIGTATVGGSIPDSWLDALEEAALLGLDIVAGVHTKLGDIPRLKAAAEKSGSKLIDVRVPPAKIPVGNGKKRTGKRVLMVGTDCAVGKKYSALAMERDMKAMGMNADFRASGQTGIMIAGEGIPIDSVVSDFVSGAAELLSPDNTPDHWDVIEGQGGIFHPGFGAVTFGLLVGSQPDAFVVCLEAGRTHVAGWEDDYELPSIEDVIDRTIAIGSLTNPAIRCVGISVNTANIPEAERKAYLEEIEKRVGLPTVDPLKGGTQRIIERLKAEFPA
- a CDS encoding dipeptide epimerase produces the protein MKIKIEKKAFPLSQPFAITGYTFTASDTVHVTLEEDGYTGRGEGAGVYYCGESGDTMAAQLAEIAGEVKSGLTRADVKALLPTGGARNALDSALWDLEAKRAGKTIWELLKVTPKKLISVATLGIDTPAKMAAAAQKYAQYPNLKIKLSGDDPITKLEAIRAARPDAALIVDVNQGWTFDELKEYTPAAQKLGIAMIEQPLKRGGDAELEGFKSAVPLGADESCLNVAEYEVAAKRYDVVNIKLDKCGGLTEGLEIVQLAQRDGKGLMIGNMTGSSLSMAPAYVIGQYCQFVDIDGPLFLAQDIENNLTYGDGGIVTIPTPALWG